The following coding sequences are from one Electrophorus electricus isolate fEleEle1 chromosome 22, fEleEle1.pri, whole genome shotgun sequence window:
- the znf217 gene encoding zinc finger protein 217: MPTHTLIPYIESPDGIGHDILHHSSATMPGSGSSMTPHISLVEKTDVLGGVSLGCMFCEETFQCEEELGPHLLTRHPTTFHAPAVLRVEAEFLTPGERAHTKACLPTEPEEELCCVVCGQATQDVAELEAHMRKHKDSFTYCCGLCGRRFKEPWFLKNHMRTHGKSGTKNKGQDLEVPITINDVVQDQLPPPAVSLYRMCMVCGFFFIDKEALAEHSKVHSRELEADEGSPANGHPAMETPASQEGFLHCLQLRPTSMEHSEGNGRWISQLDPFNTYQAWQLATRGKITVGPNLSKELNADSNSDNEESGSDKEELGAIWDSSGGDRPVRRGLRSELKPKLPGVETPSPLPEQKSLIRKDKPTDCEECGKTFRTYHQLVLHSRVHKRERGGAESPTTPVDGRASSVGSAGSPSLDRMEEGSEDGSEDGAPGETFHSDKGEESSNKMKLKILAPRKCCYCGKTFRSNYYLNIHLRTHTGEKPYKCKYCDYAAAQKTSLRYHLDRRHKDKPYTDIPNIPVTAPTASLRKGCESPRNMDDKQVPKHSKQVPAPPSVSAGVKHEPGASQPDVATSSPVACLKEECGNTSATSPFTPPSEVLTKCPLKAMGREAAEAPLNLSLKVSSSVSATSVPRAMLLTNSCVSCSFETLYPEVLLMHRKITHTEKLDMKKNAYRPPVKPKRYTGCPPALDGKDVSPLPNVNRKHPRRTKSPPPQAARPIEKAHPPRPPLHAVKEPWKDHQHTAQRSRPAEAPGLLPRFQEPPPDSGRKFVAPTVADRPSTAQNGAIWPPDASRLCLSDRFRNLTQADVGGPSSKRARHSEALQGAGRLGDEPGRLVPPGRSVKGMLQGSVPLAPVRGPSAVPDSNVDVDWNVIHLLRNYTPSDLASLYQPSAQAAGHAAANPATTGCRLPLYPRYSSSIAQRRSHPSLPPDASS; encoded by the exons ATGCCCACCCACACATTGATTCCATATATTGAAAGTCCTGATGGGATAGGCCATGATATCCTCCACCACAGCAGTGCAACTATGCCTGGTTCTGGTTCCAGCATGACCCCGCACATCAGCTTGGTGGAGAAGACTGATGTGCTCGGTGGTGTGTCCCTGGGATGCATGTTTTGCGAGGAGACCTTCCAGTGTGAGGAGGAGCTCGGGCCACACCTCCTCACGCGGCACCCCACCACGTTCCATGCCCCTGCAGTGCTCCGGGTGGAGGCTGAGTTCTTGACTCCAGGAGAGAGGGCCCACACCAAGGCATGCCTGCCCACCGAGCCTGAGGAAGAGCTGTGCTGCGTGGTGTGCGGTCAGGCCACCCAGGACGTAGCTGAGCTTGAGGCTCACATGAGGAAACACAAGGACTCCTTCACCTACTGCTGTGGCTTGTGCGGCCGCCGCTTCAAGGAGCCCTGGTTTTTGAAGAATCACATGAGAACCCATGGGAAGTCAGGGACCAAGAACAAAGGCCAAGACCTTGAGGTGCCCATCACCATAAACGACGTCGTCCAAGATCAGCTGCCGCCGCCTGCTGTCAGTCTGTACAGAATGTGCATGGTATGTGGCTTCTTCTTCATCGACAAAGAGGCTCTGGCTGAGCACAGCAAAGTCCACAGTCGAGAGCTGGAGGCAGACGAGGGCAGCCCTGCTAATGGCCATCCCGCCATGGAGACTCCGGCCTCCCAGGAGGGCTTCCTGCACTGCCTCCAGCTGCGGCCAACCTCCATGGAGCACAGCGAGGGGAATGGCCGCTGGATTTCCCAACTTGACCCTTTCAACACCTACCAGGCCTGGCAGCTGGCCACCCGAGGCAAGATCACCGTTGGCCCTAACCTAAGCAAAGAGCTCAACGCTGACTCCAACTCTGACAACGAGGAGTCAGGCTCTGACAAAGAAGAGCTTGGGGCCATCTGGGATTCAAGTGGTGGTGACAGGCCGGTGCGGAGGGGCCTCAGGAGCGAGCTGAAGCCCAAGCTCCCCGGCGTGGAGACCCCTTCACCGTTGCCTGAGCAGAAGAGCCTGATACGCAAAGACAAGCCTACTGACTGTGAAGAGTGTGGGAAGACTTTCAGGACCTATCATCAGCTGGTTCTGCATTCCAGGGTTCACAAGCGAGAGAGGGGCGGAGCCGAGAGCCCAACCACGCCCGTGGATGGTAGGGCCTCCAGCGTTGGCTCGGCAGGCAGCCCATCATTGGATCGAATGGAAGAGGGATCAGAGGATGGCTCTGAAGATGGGGCGCCTGGAGAAACCTTTCATTCAG ATAAAGGTGAGGAAAGCTCAAATAAAATGAAGCTGAAAATTCTTGCACCAAGGAAATGCTGTTACTGTGGCAAGACTTTCCGTTCCAACTATTACCTCAATATTCATCTCAGGACGCATACAG GTGAAAAGCCttacaaatgtaaatactgtGACTATGCTGCGGCACAGAAAACCTCTTTGAGGTATCATCTGGACAGGCGTCACAAGGACAAGCCTTACACCGATATCCCCAACATCCCTGTGACGGCACCCACCGCTAGCCTCAGAAAGGGCTGCGAGTCTCCCAGGAACATGGATGACAAGCAAGTCCCAAAACATTCTAAACAGGTGCCTGCCCCCCCCTCCGTCTCTGCCGGCGTCAAGCATGAGCCGGGGGCTAGCCAGCCGGACGTTGCTACTAGCAGCCCTGTCGCCTGCCTTAAAGAAGAGTGTGGGAATACGTCTGCCACATCTCCTTTCACGCCCCCAAGCGAGGTGCTCACCAAATGTCCCCTGAAGGCCATGGGCAGAGAGGCGGCTGAGGCGCCCCTCAACCTCTCTCTCAAAGTATCTTCATCCGTCTCCGCTACCTCAGTCCCCAGGGCCATGTTGCTGACCAACTCGTGCGTGTCCTGTTCCTTTGAAACCCTCTACCCTGAAGTCCTGCTAATGCACAGGAAAATAACCCACACGGAGAAGCTGGACATGAAAAAGAATGCCTACAGGCCTCCCGTCAAGCCCAAGCGCTACACGGGCTGTCCTCCAGCCCTCGACGGGAAAGACGTCAGCCCCCTGCCCAATGTCAACAGGAAGCACCCGCGTCGGACCAAATCCCCACCGCCCCAGGCGGCAAGGCCCATCGAGAAGGCCCATCCACCCAGACCTCCCCTGCATGCGGTGAAGGAGCCGTGGAAAGACCACCAGCACACGGCCCAGAGAAGCCGTCCCGCTGAGGCACCAGGTCTCTTGCCCAGGTTCCAGGAACCACCACCAGATTCGGGCCGGAAGTTTGTCGCACCCACAGTCGCTGACAGGCCCAGCACTGCCCAGAACGGTGCAATCTGGCCCCCGGACGCATCCAGGCTTTGCCTGTCAGACCGCTTCAGGAATCTGACACAAGCAGATGTGGGTGGGCCGTCCAGTAAGAGGGCGAGGCACTCGGAAGCCCTGCAGGGTGCTGGGCGGCTTGGCGACGAGCCGGGCAGGTTGGTGCCCCCGGGCCGGAGTGTGAAGGGCATGCTCCAGGGCAGCGTGCCCCTGGCTCCGGTCCGTGGGCCTTCCGCAGTGCCTGACAGCAACGTGGATGTGGACTGGAATGTGATCCATCTCCTGCGCAACTACACGCCCAGCGACCTGGCCTCGCTCTACCAGCCCTCCGCTCAGGCTGCCGGGCACGCTGCTGCAAACCCGGCCACTACTG